TAATCACCACATAAGTACTaaactatttttatacatatattaatcGTGAGAATAatctacataatttattttataaatttctgTCTATAAAACTCCTCAAGACTATTTTAGAAAGTCATTCGTAACCAACAAGTATACctaaacacaaataaaacagaaacctctcctaatttattcctaaaaGGTCAAATTCAAAAGTTGAGCCGATCTAACACTTCTGTTTTAAGATCGAAGGGTTTGTTTTATACCTTAAAAACTCCTGTAGGTGACCTTTTAATGTATgcgtttttgttttcttttttcgtTCACAGAACcatagagtatattttttttactagcaCAGAACCCATTTGTATGTGTGGTTCGTCCAGCCATCTCGAGTGGCCGCGTCGGTACCTTTGACAATTGAGCATCAGCCTCTACAGATAAGCACTTGCACAGAGTAGtttgtgtttaaaaaaactataaaaaatcgTTGAGGTTACGcttgtaatttattgataaattagcatttttttaagtttcctatagtaagtaggtactattttgGCTGGTTCTAGGGCTAAAGGCTCGATGACACTGGGATAGTTTACTAGCTACTAGCCGCTAAGCAATAAAAGCTCTACAGACTGAAAAAAGCTCTAGCGAGTAGTTTATAAAAAGCTCTCGCTCTAGCTAGAGAGAGCTTTCTATAAGCTACTCGCGAACTCTCCGACTACCAGTTATTAAACGCCCAGTTTCATCAAGGCTTTATTCTAATCTAAAGCAAATATACATTGGCGAACTCTTTTATTGCCTAAATATTAATAGAAAcctattttttattaggtaaaattttacgtaAGCGCACTTTTTTAGAGCTGCTTGTAACAGTTTCAACTAATTAATTCTAGTAAATATACCATCTTATTAccttgtaagttttttttatccattCGGCATTCCTATAAATAACCACCATAggattttaaaactttcagTGGCAATTTATCCTTTCTCGGTTATAGCAtacagggagtagtggttaacttttgacacatctatcatgaattttatatagagatgacgtttaatttataaatcaatccctgtcggttagataaccgacaatggagaaattggcactaagctTTGTAAATTTGCAAATGATGATCCCTCTATAATACAATCGTATTCTGTCAACAATGTCAATAAGGACATACGATGTGATCTTGGCCTTGAACCGTAGTCAATCATTTTGATTGAGTGGAAAGCAATCTCGTCTTTATTGCTCGCCAATGGTCATCATATTGTATTGGACCCGTTTAGATGGTACAAAGACATTCTTTATATAGTTTATAATGAGTGCTTTAGCTTTGTTTCAAGTACTCATTCGATTtgcgaaaagaaaaaaaaatcgtgTTGAATACATCGGTGGCTTAATGCTTCGGATAAGTTTTTCACCGcacctacataaaaaaaaactgcttagaatttttttactgtcacatataatttggtatctaaattaaattatttaaagttatCATTGAAatcgatttttttaaagttgtgtTGTTTAAAGGCATCACAAACGCAATTTACTAGACTCATTAATTAAGTTATGTTGAGTTGATAAGGGATAGAATGATTAGAATAACATAACCacagataggtaagtacttaatttattattgtgataTTTGTATGTGTGGGTAGGCAGTCTGTTTCCAATAAACGACACGTATCGTTGTATCTCTGTGTTTTAATTCGATAATTtacttacaaatataatattggcGACGAATTCGAAACTACAGCGTGTAATAAGTGGtattataaagtaatattgttGAAATAACAATGAGTGCAACGAATAACATGATTTTCGGAAATAACCTCACTTTCGACCATCGTGCGCATGATTGGAGTATTTTTAAAAGCCGCTTCAACCAGTTTTGTATGGCGAATGACCTAACGGACGTCACTGACAAAGCAGGTACCAGAAGACGAGCTATACTGCTGACATCGCTGGTGGAGGAAACATACCGCGTGGCTAGAGACCTGGCATTCCCGACGGAGTTGGATGAGCTGGAACTCAAGACGCTCGTTGAGAAACTGGATGTACATTTTCGTTCAAAGAAATGTACTTTCGCAGAGCGTTACATGTTCCACAAAGCGGAGCAACGACCTGGCGAGGACTTGGCAGAGTGGGCAGCGCGAGTGCGTAGCTTGGCACAGTTCTGTGGCTTTAAAGCTACCGAGCTGGACACTGCACTTCGTGACAGATTTGTTCTCGGACTCGAGAACTCGAAGGAGAAGGAGAAGCTGTTCGCGGAGGACGTGGGCGTGCTGACGCTGGAGAAGGCGCTGGAGCTGGCGCAGGGAGTGCGGTGCGCGCGCCTGGCGCTGCGGGCCGGCAGCccggcgcgcgccgccgacGTGTTCGCGGTGAGCGCGCccgccgcagccgccgccgccgccccatCCGCGAGTGTGTCCAAAAAGTGTAGTGTTTGTGGATATAAAAACCACACAAAAGAACAGTGCAAGTTCATAAATCTACCTTGTAAAAAGTGCAACCGAAAAGGGCATTTGAGCCGGATGTGTAAAGTTAGGAAAAATTTCTACTTGACTCCggcgactgatgatgatgatgacatataCGAAGGTATTTACAACTTATTTAGTATTGACTGTGATAGCAGTAGGCCGATGCAACAAATAGTTTCGATCGACTCAAAACAGGTTTTATGCGAGATAGATAGCGGGAGCGCCGTATCAGTTTTACCAGCTgatatgtattataaaatgttttcacATAACCCGATACAAAAGTCTTccgttaaattaaattgttacaATGGCAGTCAAATGATACCGTTAGGTTTTGTACTATTACCTATTAAATATGAGGATAGGTGCtgcaaaattaaaatgttcatTATACAAACAAGTACTGAACAAAAACCGTTGCTAGGTCGGGATTTTATTTCCAGTTTTAAACTGCGCTTATGCAGCTCGGCATGTAATAATGTATCTAAGTCACAAGAGTGTAATGCCATAAGTCAATTACAACAGAAGTATTCGGACGTATTTTGTAATGAATTAGGTTGCTTTAACAAATATCAAATTCATTTAAAAGTAAACAATGAAGCACAATTAAGGTTTTTTAAACCTAGGCCTGTACCGTTAGCTTTAAAACCTAAAGTGGAAAAGGAGTTAGACAGGTTGTTGTCATTAGgaattttagaaaaaatagaACATTCTGACATAGCAACGCCTATCGTACCTGTCTTACGGTCCGACGGCAACATTAGGATATGCGGGGATTATTCTGTAACactgaataaaattttatttgttgatAATTACCCCTTGCCCAGGATTGAAGATTTATTTGCTAGGTTACACGGGGGTGaaaaattttctaaattagATCTTTCCCGAGCCTATAATCAGCTGGTCCTAGATGAGTCATCGAAAAATTTAACTTGCATAAACACACACAAAGGCCTTTTCCGGTTTACGAGACTTGTGTTTGGATTGTCGAGCGCACCGAGTATTTTTCAGCAAACAATGGAAAAGTTGCTTTCTGACATTCCCGGAACGTGTATATTCTTAGATGACGTGTTAATTACGGCCCCTAATCAAGAAATGCTCATGGAAAGACTAGAACAAGTGCTTAGTAGGTTTAGAGATGTAGGTTTTTGTTTAAAGTCAGAAAAATGTGAACTTTTCCAAGATTCAGTAgaatatttaggttttataataGACAAAAACGGGTTACACAAGTCTAAAACTAAGGTTGAAGCtatattaaatacaaattttcCCAAGAACGTTTCTGAACTAAAATCATTCTTAGGAATGTTGAACTACTACAGATCGTTTATTCCAAATGCATCTAGTATTTTGCATCCTTTGAATGCGTTGCTTAAGAAAGACGTTAAGTGGCATTGGGGGCAAGAGCATATAATTGCTTTCAACAGAATTAAAGATGAGTTAGTTTCCGATCGTGTCCTGGCGCATTACAACCCCGAGTACCCGACGATCCTCACGGTGGACGCGGGCCCGGCGGGGCTCGGCGCCGTGCTGTCCCAGACCCAGCCCGACGGCTCCGAGCGCGCCGTCGCCTACGCGAGTCGCTCACTCTCACCGAGCGAACGTAACTACGCACAGATACAGAAGGAGGCAACTTCTATCATTTTTGGAATTAAAAAATTTCATTACTATCTGTATGGCCGATCAACTCCATTTATCCTTAGAACGGATCATAAACCGCTTGTGTCAATTTTCGGGAGCAAAAAGGGGGTTCCCGAAATGGCTGCAAATAGGCTGCAGCGTTACGCATTATTTTTATCTGCGTACAACTTTAATATTGAATATATTAAGAGTGAAAATAATACTGCGGATTTTTTGTCTCGAgcagtaaaacaaaaaaaaatatctgacaAACAATTTCAGGGTGTAAGTTTTGAAGATGAATCAGTATACGTAAATTTTTTGTCTGATTTGAAACCGTTAACAATTGaagacattaaaaaagaaaCACTGAAAGATCAACATTTAAAGAAAATCGTGTACTATTTACAAAATGGTTTTCCAAAAAAAGAATCTGATCCGGATCTGAAGCCATATTTTCTCTGCCGTTTTGAATTGGCTTTAGAAAAAGGTTGCATTTTAAGAGGCCATAAACTATTAATCCCATCAGTTTACAGGGAACAGCTCTTACAAGAACTACACAATTCTCATTTAGGTGTAGTTAAAACAAAGGCAGAAGCCCGCAAGCGTATGTGGTGGCCTAAAATAGACAAACACATAGAAGAAAAGATAGGTTCGTGTAACATTTGTAACACGTTAAGAACCGCTCCGCCTATGGCACCGCTCGCTCCGTGGCCTTACCCCGCGCGGCCCTGGGAGCGCGTGCACCTCGACATGGGCACCGTCGCCGGGAGAAACTTCCTAATATTAGTGGATGCGCACTCCAAGTGGGTTGAGTGTTATGCTATGTCACAGACGGATTCCATGAGTGTAATTGTTAAATTAACCTGTGCATTTAGTACATTTGGATTGCCGCGTACTTTGGTTACGGACAATGCGTCAAATTTTTGTTCGGCCCAATTCGAGAATTTTTGCCAAAGCAATGGTATAAAACATTTAACGATAGCACCATATCACCCGGCATCTAACGGTCAGGCTGAAAACAGTGTAAAAACCGTTAAAAAGGgtattaaaactattatacTGTCAGAAAGTTCAAACATGAATAAGTTTCACATTAAACTCAATAAATTTTTGTTCGACTACAGGAACTCTGTACATTGCACAACAGGTTTTACGCCGGCGCAATTATTAATGGGTAGGTGTTTACGATCGAAGCTCGATTTGTTGCAAATCGGCAGTGACGTCACTAACTCTAATGATGCTCAGCCGCCGCCACCATCGGCCCGCGAGTGTGACTCATCAACATCAGTCGCCGAAGCCAAAAGTAATGTGTTAAAAAA
The sequence above is a segment of the Plutella xylostella chromosome 29, ilPluXylo3.1, whole genome shotgun sequence genome. Coding sequences within it:
- the LOC125491017 gene encoding uncharacterized protein LOC125491017 produces the protein MSATNNMIFGNNLTFDHRAHDWSIFKSRFNQFCMANDLTDVTDKAGTRRRAILLTSLVEETYRVARDLAFPTELDELELKTLVEKLDVHFRSKKCTFAERYMFHKAEQRPGEDLAEWAARVRSLAQFCGFKATELDTALRDRFVLGLENSKEKEKLFAEDVGVLTLEKALELAQGVRCARLALRAGSPARAADVFAVSAPAAAAAAAPSASVSKKCSVCGYKNHTKEQCKFINLPCKKCNRKGHLSRMCKVRKNFYLTPATDDDDDIYEDLTM